TATTTAAGCATTCTCATTTTATCACGCTTCATGTTCCGGCACAGGACGGCTATGTGATTGGCGCTGAGGAATTGAAGCAGATGCGTGACGGCGTAGGGATTATCAATTGCGCAAGAGGCGGCGTGATTGACGAAGTGGCGCTGATTGAAGCGCTCGATGAAGGAAAAGTTTCCTTTGCAGGACTAGATGTTTTTGAAAGCGAGCCGACTCCGGAAATCCAAATTTTGATGCATCCGAAAATTTCACTGACACCGCATATCGGGGCGGCTACGGAAGAGGCACAGGACCGTATCGGAACGGAATTGGCAGAACAGATTATCAGCATTTTGAAGACTGAAAACACTTAATGTTAATACGTTAAAGTTATACAAAGCACCTCCACAAGGTGCTTTTTTTATTATATTTAGGATAAAAATCTCATGAAAAAGACTGCCTTTATTATGTTGCTGCTTTCGTCTCTCATGATTGCCTGCATGGCTTCTAAAAATGGTGTTCCGGGCGCGCCTGGGAAAGATGCCACCATGGCCGTAAACGACACCATCCGGATTGCAAATGACAAACTGGAATATGAAATTATCATCATTGATCCCGGTTTCAGTTCGTGGTTCAATTCCTATGCAAAGCCACGGAATTATTATTCACAGCCTTATCTCGAAGCACGCAACAGTACCTGGGTCAGTGCTTGGAATATACGGGCTTCGTCACCGCTTCAATACGGTAATCTTTATGGCATGCGGATCGATTACGACAGCAATATCGATTATGGATATGAGGTGAACTATATGTTGTACAATTATCTGACGTATTTCCAGATTGTGAATAAGGTGCAGCTCGGCGGTTTTGCCCCAAGGATATAAAATCGTATTTTTGGCACAAATTAAACCGATGGGCAAACTTAAACAACGCTGGGGCATTACTTCCAACCTGCAGATGGCGGTGATTTTTGTGGTGTTTGCAATCAATGGAACGCTTTCGGCGGAGATTTCTAAATTTTTAATGGGCCTGATGCACATCAGCAAAGAGAATACGGCATTGTATTTTTACTATCCGCTGTTGCTTATTTTGGTGCTTCCCCTCTACCCTTTCTTACTGATGGTCTTTGGGTATCTTTTTGGGCAATCGGCGTTCTTCTTTCCTTTTGCTAAAAAAATGCTGCGCAGTATCGGCCTTGGATTTATATTCGGGCAAAAAAAAACTCCCTGAGCGGGAGTCTGTCATTTATTCCTTTTTCAATTTATCCTTAAAATGCTTACGCACTTTTTCAACTTTCGGAGTGATTACATAATGGCAGTATGACTGGCCTTTATTTTGATTGTAATAATTCTGGTGGTAGTTTTCTGCGGCATAAAAGGTTACGGCCGGCGACACTTTGGTTACAATCGGATCAGGGTAGGTTTTGGCAGCAGTCAATTGTTTAATGTAGTCTTCAGCGGTTTGCTTCTGGGCGTCGCTGTGGTAAAAAATTTCGCTCCTGTACTGTGTCCCGATGTCATTTCCCTGGCGGTTTAACGTCGTTGGATCATGCGTTGCAAAAAACACTTCGAGCAATTCTCCGAACGAAATTTTCTTCGGGTCGAAAGTGATTTGCGTGGCTTCTGCATGGCCCGTCGCTCCGGAAGAAACCTGCTCATAAGTAGGATTCGGCCTCGCGCCGCCCGTATATCCTGACACGACCGATTTTACGCCATCCAATTCTAAAAAAATTGCTTCCGTACACCAAAAGCATCCGCCCGCAAACGTGGCGACTTCCATTCCATCCTGTATATCCATCTTTATAGGTTCATTAGTTGCTGCCATAGCATCGTTGTTTTCTTTTGTCTTCGATTGGCACGCCATTCCGAGCAGTGCCAATATCAAAAAGGTTACTTTTTTCATATTTTAAGTGTTTCACAAATATACGTAATGGGTAAAGTTTGGTTTTGGGTTTAACTTTATTTTGGGAATGGATCAATGATCGTTTGGACAAACACTGAAAAGAAATATTCATCAACTTGAAACTTAAAAAAAAAAAAATCAACCCTTTACAAATCTTCAAAAAAAAAAAAAATTGTTTTTAATTATTTATCGTAATATTGCAATATAATTATATTAAATATGGGGGCTACCAAAACAGACCATTTCAATGAAAAGCAAAATCAAATCGCCACACTTGCAAAAGCGCTTGGGCATCCTGCCCGTGTTGCGATCATAGAATATCTCATGAGTGTTGACACTTGTATTTGTGGCGACATCGTAAATGTCTTACCACTCGCCCAGCCTACAGTCTCACAACATTTAAAAGAACTTAAGACTGCGGGCTTAATAAAAGGGAATATCGAAGGGAATTCGATCTTTTACTGCATCAACGAAAAAGCATTGGAGATACTGCAATCCTATTTTGCAAATGTTTCCTTGCACCTTGAAAAGAAAAAAAATAATTGCTGCTAAAAAATATCTTGATGAAATTATCTGAAATCAGACAAATCCTTGAAACTGCCGAAACTGTAAACTTTGTATTGGAAAACGGAAAATCTGTTCCTGATCATTTCCACGTCACTGAAGTAGGCATTATAACGAAACATTTTATCGATTGTGGGGGAACTATCCGAAATGAAAAAGTAACCAACTTCCAACTGTGGGACGCAAACGATTTTGAGCACCGCTTGAAACCAGGAAAATTGCAAAAGATCATTGCACTTTCAGAAAAGGTGCTGCAAATGGATGATCTTGAAATCGAAGTCGAATATCAGTCTGATACCATTGGAAAATACGATTTGGGATTCGACGGGAAGAATTTCATACTGCTTTCCAAAAAAACGGCGTGCCTCGCAAAAGATGATTGTGGAAACCAAAATCATCATGAGCAAAAAAACACTTCAAAATTGGAAACTTCATGCTGCTCCCCAAATGGAAATTGCTGTTAACTTTTTTCACAAATACAGAAAGCCAATCGTAATCACCACTTCGGTCATTATGCTCCAGATCATTTTCGGTTGGGATGCTAAATTTTGTATCATCAATTTAATCTGGCTTTTAGTTTAGTGATGAAAAATATTTTAGTCCTCTGTACGGGTAATAGTTGCCGAAGCCAGATTGCCGAAGGTTATCTCCGCCATTTCTCTGGCAATAAAGCAACAGTGTTTAGCGCCGGGATTGAAACGCACGGCGTAAATCCAAAAGCAATTGCCATTATGAAGGAAGTCGGGATTGATATTTCAAATCATACTTCAAATAACATCGATGAATACCATGGTATCGAATTCGATTTTGTGCTCACGGTTTGTGATAATGCCAAAGAAAACTGCCCGTTTTTTCCAACAAAAGCGAAAAAATTTCATCATGATTTTCCTGATCCGGGGAAAGCAACAGGAACTGAAGATGAAATTCTTGACGCGTTTCGAGAAGTCAGGACAATGATAAAAGATTATTGTGAGCATTTCGTTTCGGAGCAAATCAGGAGCTACAGCTAACAGCGTAAGTCACCGGATGGTTCTTTCTTCTTTCAGCATAGCGGTCTTTTCTCTATCTTTGCCAAAATCCCATCCATGATCCAGGCGAAAAATATCCACAAACATTACGGCGAACTTCATGTTCTGAAAGGCGTGAATCTGCACATTCAGAAAGGCGAAATCGTATCCATTGTGGGCGCATCTGGAGCGGGGAAAACCACGTTGCTGCATATTTTAGGCACTCTGGATAAAGCCGATGCCGAAAACACCACGCAATTGCTGATCAATGGCGAAGATGTATTGAAGATGAATGATAAAAGCCTGTCGCGTTTCCGTAATGTGAATCTGGGGTTTATCTTCCAGTTCCACCAGCTTTTGCCGGAATTTACGGCTCTGGAGAATGTTTGCATCCCGGCATACATCGCCGGAAAAGGAAAATCTGAGACGGAAGCTGAGGCAAAAAGGCTTTTGGAATACCTCGGACTTTCGCACCGCATTTCCCACAAACCCGGGGAACTCTCCGGCGGGGAACAGCAAAGGGTGGCCGTGGCGCGCGCATTGATCAACAAGCCTGCAGTGATTTTTGCCGATGAACCGTCGGGAAATCTGGATACCGCTTCCGCAGAAAACCTGCACCAATTATTTTTTAAGCTCCGCGACGAATTCAACCAAACCTTTGTGATTGTTACACATAATGAGGAATTTGCCAATATGGCCGACCGCAAACTGATCATGTCTGATGGCAATATCGTGGGTTAATTTTTAACATTTGATGTGGTAAATCCGCATTAACGTCCTCGCTGCTTTTCCTAGTTTTACGATATCGATCACATCGGTATTATAAGCCATGAAAATTTTCATCACTGCCATTTCCTTGATCCTAGTATTTTCATACAGCTGCTCCGGAACCGCTTCTGGTGACGGTTATGATGGGGACTGCCAGGCATCTGAAATTCCGGAAATGAGGTTTGATAAGCTACCGGCCGACACTGTTGGCGATGTTGTCACAATACAATTGTACCGTGCCAAAACCTTCCGCAAGGCGCTTCCGTGTGATTTATCGGAATGGGCTGCAATCAACCCGAATGTATATTCCGTCATATTGAATGAGTTCTTGGATGACTACACACCGGAACATAAATTTGTTGCACTTCGCATGATGTGGTCAATGTCATACAATGACAATTATTCCGGTGATGGTTTTTACGCCGATGCAGATGATGGAACTGCTGATTTCAGTGGTGATTTAGAATTAATCCCACGTTATTTTACAGTCGATGGTTTGCCTGTTGAAATTGATTTCGGGAATACCTTCAGCGACGGCGATAATGCCCGAAAACCGGTATCGCCTTTATTGGTGGAAGTTTTGAGAAATGTTATAAGGGATGCCAACCGCGTTCTACCGCCAAATCAAAAAATCCATTCCATAGAGGTGATCTCAACTACAAATGGAAGCCATATTGCCGGGAGCAACCATGCTAAAAAATCAGCATTGGACATCAGCAAAATTAACGGTTCAGCAGTTTTTGAACCTTCATTACATGACATCGTTGCCGCTATGCAATGGGCATTTGATAGTGAATTGCATATCAGGGAAAATTTCGGCCCGCTGTTTAAACACAAAACATTTGCAGACGGATCGAGGGATAACAATTTTAAGGTTCCCGGTCATTTTGACCACATTCATATTTCAGTGCAATGAGTTTATAACAAGATGTTTTTTTCAAAAGCGCCGATTCCAAAGAGCGCATAATCATATTTCACCGGATCGATTGGATCAAAGGCACGAAGGTTAGCATCCAGTTCTACCAGCGCTTTGCCATCGTTTTGCCTCCTGGTGATCAAGCCCAGGCTGCGTGCGATATTTCCGGAATGGACATCGAGCGGACATGATAAGATAGATGGTGAAACGGAATGCCAAATACCAAGATCGACACCGCTGTTGTCCTTTCTTGCCATCCAGCGTAAAAACAAATGAATGCGCTTTGCTGCAGAATTTGTAGCCGGGTCAGCAATATGCTTTTGAGTGCGTTGCTGGTGATTTACTTCAAAAAAGCGCTTTTTAAATTCGGTGATGCTGTTGTGCAGGTACCCTTCAGACTGGTTTGTGGCAAACAGCTGTTCCATGCCACCGTATTTTTTGTAAATATGCTGCAATCCGACGATAAAAGTACGGAAGTCAGTGGCATTGAACGTGCGGTGTACGAAACCTTCCATACGATTTAGGTCTTTTGCAGTGTGCGACATGACAAAATCATAAGGGGAATTTCCCATAAGTTCCATCATCCTCATGGCGCTTCTGATTACAGATTTGCGGTTCCCCCAGGCAACGGTTGCAGCGAGGAAGGCTGATATCTCAATGTCTTCCTTTAGTACATAGAGATGCGGAATCTGTACGGGATCAGATTCTATGAAAATGGGATTGTTGTATTGCGAGGCTTTTTCATCGAGAAATTCCTTTAATTCGGACTGGTTCAATCCTGAAATCATGTGCTTTTCCATTGGCAATTTTTACGGGCACAAAGGTAACGCAAATTCGTAGCCCGCATTGTGCATAAAATCAATACCTTTGCCGAAAATTACGCAATGGCTACATTCGAACAATTCAACCTCCCGAAATCATTACAGAAAGCAGTTGACGAGCTTGGTTTCGTTACGCCTACCCCTATCCAGGAAAAATCATTTTCGGTAATTATGTCGGGACGCGATATGATGGGGATTGCCCAGACGGGAACAGGAAAGACATTTGCTTACCTTTTGCCATTGCTGAAATTGTATAAATTTTCACCAACGCGTACTCCAAAAATTGTTATCCTTGTCCCTACCCG
This genomic stretch from Flavobacterium pallidum harbors:
- a CDS encoding DUF6146 family protein, which translates into the protein MKKTAFIMLLLSSLMIACMASKNGVPGAPGKDATMAVNDTIRIANDKLEYEIIIIDPGFSSWFNSYAKPRNYYSQPYLEARNSTWVSAWNIRASSPLQYGNLYGMRIDYDSNIDYGYEVNYMLYNYLTYFQIVNKVQLGGFAPRI
- a CDS encoding DUF6787 family protein; its protein translation is MAQIKPMGKLKQRWGITSNLQMAVIFVVFAINGTLSAEISKFLMGLMHISKENTALYFYYPLLLILVLPLYPFLLMVFGYLFGQSAFFFPFAKKMLRSIGLGFIFGQKKTP
- the msrA gene encoding peptide-methionine (S)-S-oxide reductase MsrA: MKKVTFLILALLGMACQSKTKENNDAMAATNEPIKMDIQDGMEVATFAGGCFWCTEAIFLELDGVKSVVSGYTGGARPNPTYEQVSSGATGHAEATQITFDPKKISFGELLEVFFATHDPTTLNRQGNDIGTQYRSEIFYHSDAQKQTAEDYIKQLTAAKTYPDPIVTKVSPAVTFYAAENYHQNYYNQNKGQSYCHYVITPKVEKVRKHFKDKLKKE
- a CDS encoding ArsR/SmtB family transcription factor, which codes for MGATKTDHFNEKQNQIATLAKALGHPARVAIIEYLMSVDTCICGDIVNVLPLAQPTVSQHLKELKTAGLIKGNIEGNSIFYCINEKALEILQSYFANVSLHLEKKKNNCC
- a CDS encoding DUF6428 family protein, which gives rise to MKLSEIRQILETAETVNFVLENGKSVPDHFHVTEVGIITKHFIDCGGTIRNEKVTNFQLWDANDFEHRLKPGKLQKIIALSEKVLQMDDLEIEVEYQSDTIGKYDLGFDGKNFILLSKKTACLAKDDCGNQNHHEQKNTSKLETSCCSPNGNCC
- a CDS encoding arsenate reductase ArsC; this translates as MKNILVLCTGNSCRSQIAEGYLRHFSGNKATVFSAGIETHGVNPKAIAIMKEVGIDISNHTSNNIDEYHGIEFDFVLTVCDNAKENCPFFPTKAKKFHHDFPDPGKATGTEDEILDAFREVRTMIKDYCEHFVSEQIRSYS
- a CDS encoding ABC transporter ATP-binding protein, translated to MIQAKNIHKHYGELHVLKGVNLHIQKGEIVSIVGASGAGKTTLLHILGTLDKADAENTTQLLINGEDVLKMNDKSLSRFRNVNLGFIFQFHQLLPEFTALENVCIPAYIAGKGKSETEAEAKRLLEYLGLSHRISHKPGELSGGEQQRVAVARALINKPAVIFADEPSGNLDTASAENLHQLFFKLRDEFNQTFVIVTHNEEFANMADRKLIMSDGNIVG
- a CDS encoding TIGR02757 family protein — protein: MNQSELKEFLDEKASQYNNPIFIESDPVQIPHLYVLKEDIEISAFLAATVAWGNRKSVIRSAMRMMELMGNSPYDFVMSHTAKDLNRMEGFVHRTFNATDFRTFIVGLQHIYKKYGGMEQLFATNQSEGYLHNSITEFKKRFFEVNHQQRTQKHIADPATNSAAKRIHLFLRWMARKDNSGVDLGIWHSVSPSILSCPLDVHSGNIARSLGLITRRQNDGKALVELDANLRAFDPIDPVKYDYALFGIGAFEKNILL